The following nucleotide sequence is from Candidatus Eisenbacteria bacterium.
TGCGGAGCTTCTCGTCCGCGCCCTTCTCAGTCGCCTCCCCGAGGAGCGGGAACACGACCGCCGCCGCCAGGACGAGAGCGCCGACGAGGAACATGCGTCTTCCTGTCTTCATCGCGATACCTCCCTCGGGCCTTCCGACCCCGCACGATACGACGAGAAAGGGCTCCTCGTCGATTAAGGATTCTTGAGGCGGGCGCCGCCATGGTACCCTGGGGCCGTGAAGAGGACAATCGATCGGTCTCTCGAGAAGACGGCGCGGCTTCGCCCGCGGGCCCCCTTCCTCTTCTTCGAGCGGAAGACGATTCGCTACCGGGAGTTCCTCGAGCGCGTTCTCCGAATCGCCGGGGGCTTCGCACGCGCCGGCATCCGCCCCGGGGATCGGGTCGCCCTCCTTCTCGGAAACGTCCCGGAGTTCGCGGAGGCGGTCTTCGCGCTCCTTCGCCTCGGGGCGGTCCTCGTTCCGATCAATCACTTCCTCGCCCCGCGGGAGATCGCCCGGCTCGTGCGACGGGCCGAACCGGTGCTGATCGTCGCGGGGGAGGAGATGCTCCCCCTCCTCGCGGAGACCCCCGAGCCCTCGAAGGGCGTGATCGTGGTCGGAGGGAGCGGGGGGGAGGGCCGCGAGCTGTTCGGGAATCTCGCCCGAGGAGAGGCGGTTTCGCCGGAGGCGGAGAGGCCCGCTCCGGAGTCGACCGCGCTCCTTCTCTTCACGTCGGGGACGGAAGGAGAGCCGCGGGGCGTTCTCCTCTCGCACCGGAACCTCGCGGCGAACGCGCGGCAATGCGAGGAGGCTCTCGGGCCGCGCTCGAGCGACCGCTTTCTCCTCTTTCTTCCCCTCTTCCACACGTTCACGCTGACGGTCTGTCTCTTCCTCCCCGCCCTTATCGGCGCGTCGATCGCGCTGGAGCGCTCCGCGCGGAACTTCCGCCCGCTGATGCGCAGGGCTCTTCTCTCGCGGCGCGTGTCGATCTTCGTCGGGGTTCCCGCCGTCTACAACGCCCTCGCGCGCGCGCGCATCCCCTTCCTCGTCCGCAAGCTCCACAAGATCCGCATGATGATCTCGGGGAGCGCCCCTCTTTCCCCGCGCACGATCGCGGCGGTGGAGGAGCGGTTCGGCGCGCCGCTCCTCGAGGGTTACGGCCTGACCGAGGCCGGCCCGGTCGTCTCCGTGAACCGTCTGGAAAGAAGGGTGCCGGGGACGGTCGGGCCGCCCCTCCCCGGGATCGAGGCGCGCGTGCTGGGGGAGAGGGGGGAGGAGCGGATGCCCGGCGAGGCGGGGGAGCTCCTCGTCAAGGGAGAGAACGTCGCCGACGCCTTTCTCGGAGGCAAGTCCCCCGTGGAGAACGGGTGGCTCCGCACGGGGGACCTCGCGAGCCTGGATCTCCAGGGCTTCCTCACGATCCACGACCGGAAGAAGGACGTGATCCTCGTCCGGGGGATCAACGTCTACCCGCGCGAGATCGAGGAGGCGATCGAGGAGCATCCGGCGGTTGCCGGAGCGGCGGTGGTCCGCGCCAAGAGCGAGAAGAAGGGGGAGGTGCCGCGCGCCTTCGTCGTCCCCGCCGAGGGGATCGCGCTCTCCCCCGCGATGATCCTCGAGCACCTCCGCGGGCAGCTCGCCCCGTACAAGATCCCGGCGTACGTGGAGATCGTGAGCGAGCTCCCTCGGAGCGGAACGGGCAAGGTGCTCCGCAGGGTTCTCGAGGGACGCCCGCTCCCCGAGGGGGGCGGCGGATAGAGGATGCGCGATCGCCGGGACACGCGGCCGCCCCGCGGCGGAGGAGCGAGGAACGCGCGCGCCGCATGCCTCTCGGCGCTCCTCATCGTCGCGGCGGCTCCCCTCGCGAGGGCGGAAGAGCCGCGCGTGGAGGCGATCCACATCCTTCGCAAGGATGTCTTCAACCCGTCGGTCCCGCGCTTCGATCGCTTCCCCTACTCCTGGGTGAACGCCCTCCACATCCGGACGCGCGAGAACGTGATTCGCCGCGCGCTCCTCTTCCGCCCGGGGGACCCCTTCGATCCGGATGTTCTCGAGGAGACCGAGCGAAGCTTGAGGCATCTATCGTTCATCGCCTATGCGTCCGTCGTTCCGGGCGAGCGGAGAGGGAACGAGCAGGATGTCGTGGTCGAAACGCACGACATGTGGTCCACCCAAGTTTCACTTGATCTCGGGGACGGCCCGGAGGAACGGGCGGAGGGAGAGTCCTTCCTCGAGGTGAAGCTGGAGGAACAGAACCTCTTCGGGTTCGGGAAGCGGGTCGAGCTTCTCTACCGGCGAACGGACGGGGAGAACGCGTTCGGATGGCTCGTGTTCGACCCGCAGCTCCTCGGCGGCCGATGGACCCTGCGCGCCTACGACCTCGCGAGAAGCCCGGGGCAAGAGGCAGGCATCGAGATCGATCGCCCGTTCTACTCGCTCGATTCCCGCTGGGGAATGGGCGCGGCGACCG
It contains:
- a CDS encoding AMP-binding protein, with translation MKRTIDRSLEKTARLRPRAPFLFFERKTIRYREFLERVLRIAGGFARAGIRPGDRVALLLGNVPEFAEAVFALLRLGAVLVPINHFLAPREIARLVRRAEPVLIVAGEEMLPLLAETPEPSKGVIVVGGSGGEGRELFGNLARGEAVSPEAERPAPESTALLLFTSGTEGEPRGVLLSHRNLAANARQCEEALGPRSSDRFLLFLPLFHTFTLTVCLFLPALIGASIALERSARNFRPLMRRALLSRRVSIFVGVPAVYNALARARIPFLVRKLHKIRMMISGSAPLSPRTIAAVEERFGAPLLEGYGLTEAGPVVSVNRLERRVPGTVGPPLPGIEARVLGERGEERMPGEAGELLVKGENVADAFLGGKSPVENGWLRTGDLASLDLQGFLTIHDRKKDVILVRGINVYPREIEEAIEEHPAVAGAAVVRAKSEKKGEVPRAFVVPAEGIALSPAMILEHLRGQLAPYKIPAYVEIVSELPRSGTGKVLRRVLEGRPLPEGGGG